The Shewanella sp. NFH-SH190041 genome has a window encoding:
- the mltF gene encoding membrane-bound lytic murein transglycosylase MltF yields MNLYGFFTALLLSTTLTACEPKQIESPSPPEHSVLRVGTLYGPQIYVSSDQGLSGFDYEMADRFAKYLHKPLKMQPYHSIAALYRALEQDEIDLIAAGITDTEARRQQYRLGPPLYQVDQVLVYREGNSPPDNLNQLPGTLAVMADSAFVDTLAALQRRYPNLHWQQINDKDNEELLEMIAAKTLDYTVSDSTSLQINRRFLPELRVGETLAEDQNVVWLLPAKHSDKLMSQLLAFWNIQLREGTLAQLSEKYFGHVQRFDYVDTRAFIRAVENILPKYRNWFEQYAGELDWRKLAATSYQESHWNPRARSPTGVRGMMMLTLPTAKQMGIRNRLDAQQSIRGGAKYLQNILDRLPDSIPSSQRMWFALASYNVGMGHVEDARKLTESTGMNPSAWGDVKQVLPLLQKRKYYSRTRYGYARGSEAVHYVDNIRRYYDTLVWLDKQEQNLRSQQEGAQLAEQQDAIQVQPAQPND; encoded by the coding sequence ATGAATTTATACGGCTTTTTCACTGCCCTGTTACTGAGCACAACGTTAACGGCATGTGAACCGAAACAGATTGAATCACCATCCCCACCCGAGCACAGTGTGTTACGGGTCGGCACCCTCTATGGACCGCAAATATATGTCAGCAGCGACCAAGGATTAAGCGGGTTTGACTATGAGATGGCAGATCGCTTTGCCAAATACCTACACAAACCACTAAAAATGCAGCCGTATCACAGTATTGCGGCTCTATATCGGGCGCTTGAACAAGATGAAATCGACCTGATTGCTGCGGGCATTACCGACACAGAGGCCAGACGACAACAATATCGTTTAGGCCCCCCGCTATATCAGGTCGATCAAGTACTGGTCTATCGAGAAGGTAACAGTCCGCCTGATAATCTTAATCAGCTCCCCGGCACCTTAGCTGTTATGGCCGACTCAGCTTTTGTGGATACCCTGGCAGCGCTGCAGCGGCGTTATCCCAACCTGCATTGGCAACAAATCAATGATAAAGATAATGAAGAACTGCTGGAGATGATCGCCGCTAAAACCCTCGACTACACGGTTTCCGACTCAACCAGTTTGCAAATAAACCGGCGATTTTTACCTGAACTTAGGGTGGGAGAAACCCTCGCAGAAGATCAAAATGTTGTCTGGCTATTACCAGCCAAACACAGTGACAAACTGATGAGCCAGTTACTGGCATTTTGGAATATTCAATTGCGAGAAGGTACGCTAGCGCAGCTTAGCGAGAAATATTTCGGTCATGTACAGCGCTTTGATTATGTCGATACCCGCGCCTTTATCCGCGCAGTGGAAAATATCCTGCCCAAATACCGTAACTGGTTTGAACAATATGCCGGAGAACTGGACTGGCGCAAACTGGCTGCGACCAGCTATCAAGAGTCTCACTGGAATCCCAGAGCACGCTCGCCCACAGGCGTCAGAGGGATGATGATGCTCACTCTCCCAACGGCCAAACAGATGGGGATCCGCAATCGGCTAGATGCCCAGCAAAGTATCCGTGGCGGGGCCAAATATCTGCAAAATATTTTAGACCGCCTGCCAGACTCCATCCCCAGCAGCCAACGAATGTGGTTTGCCTTGGCATCCTATAATGTCGGCATGGGGCATGTGGAAGATGCCCGTAAACTGACCGAGTCCACGGGTATGAACCCCAGTGCCTGGGGGGATGTCAAACAAGTATTGCCTTTACTGCAAAAACGCAAATACTACAGCCGTACCCGTTATGGCTATGCCCGTGGCAGTGAAGCTGTGCATTACGTAGACAATATCCGCCGTTATTACGATACCTTAGTGTGGTTGGATAAGCAGGAGCAAAATCTGCGTAGTCAGCAAGAAGGCGCGCAGTTAGCCGAGCAGCAAGATGCCATTCAAGTGCAACCGGCCCAGCCTAATGACTGA
- the purL gene encoding phosphoribosylformylglycinamidine synthase, with product MEIMRGAPALSAFKLRLLQQACEQAALPVKEIYAQYIHLAELREALDDDESSRLEKLLTYGPAMASHSPCGILLFVTPRPGTISPWSSKATDIAHNCGLNKVQRLERGIAYYVQGDLTDSQLSGVKALIHDRMTETVMGSLQQAEVLFSHTEPGQLRSVNILGEGRRALVTANTEMGLALAEDEIDYLVENFIRLGRNPNDIELMMFAQANSEHCRHKIFNADWTIDGEVQPKSLFKMIKNTFETTPDHVLSAYKDNAAVMEGSIAGRFFPDVDGVYRYHTEPMHILMKVETHNHPTAISPYPGAATGSGGEIRDEGATGRGSKPKAGLTGFSVSNLKLPGFVQPWEGDYGKPERIVSALDIMLDGPLGGAAFNNEFGRPALLGYFRTYEQQVVSHNGVEVRGYHKPIMLAGGLGNIREDHVQKGEITIGAKLIVLGGPAMNIGLGGGAASSMASGQSSEDLDFASVQRENPEMERRCQEVIDRCWQMGDDNPIQFIHDVGAGGLSNALPELVSDGGRGGKFELRKVLTDEPGMSPLEIWCNESQERYVLSVAAEDLDTFAAICERERAPFAVVGEATEQEHLLLSDENFDNQPIDLPLEVLLGKAPKMSREAQTLKAEGKALDTAAINVKEAVSRVLSLPTVADKTFLITIGDRTVTGLVNRDQMVGPWQVPVADCAVTAASFDSYAGEAMAMGERTPLALLDFGASARMAVAESIMNIAGADIGDMKRIKLSANWMAAAGHPGEDAGLYEAVKAVGEELCPELGLTIPVGKDSMSMKTAWQDNGEDKSVTAPLSLVISAFGVVRDIRNTVTPELRSDKGATALLLVDLADGKQRLGGSCLAQVYGELGDCAPDLDQPANLKGFFDVIQQLVADKQVIAYHDRSDGGLFTTLVEMAFAGNTGLNINLGGIEGDDIARLFNEELGGVLQISALDAQEIISRFEDVGVNCHLIGNLAGDMQLSVYDGEREVLSESLTDLRKLWSETTYRMQAMRDNPECAKEELALKLDINNLGLTVDLSYDPAEDVAAPYILKGAAPKMAILREQGVNSHLEMAAAFDRAGFESRDVHMSDILSGRVSLEGFQGLVACGGFSYGDVLGAGEGWAKSILFNELARQEFSRFFERGDSFALGVCNGCQMLSNLKSIIPGTEHWPHFVRNRSERFEARFSLVAVQQSPSLFFDGMAGSRMPIAVSHGEGRAEFASPEALAAAEASGTVSLRYVDGHGKVAEQYPLNPNGSPNGITGITTLDGRVTLMMPHPERVFRTVANSWHPDAWGEDSPWMRMFRNARVKLK from the coding sequence ATGGAGATTATGCGCGGTGCCCCGGCACTTTCTGCGTTTAAACTGCGGCTTTTGCAGCAGGCCTGTGAGCAGGCAGCCTTACCGGTTAAAGAGATTTATGCGCAGTACATACATCTGGCCGAATTACGGGAGGCGTTAGATGATGATGAATCTTCCCGGCTGGAAAAACTCCTCACCTATGGCCCTGCCATGGCATCCCACTCTCCCTGCGGTATCCTACTCTTCGTCACTCCCCGCCCCGGCACCATCTCTCCTTGGTCTTCTAAAGCAACTGATATCGCCCACAATTGTGGCTTGAATAAAGTACAACGTCTGGAGCGCGGCATTGCCTATTATGTGCAAGGTGATTTAACGGATAGCCAGTTATCTGGGGTTAAAGCCCTTATCCATGATCGTATGACAGAAACGGTTATGGGGTCATTACAGCAAGCCGAAGTACTGTTTTCCCATACTGAGCCGGGTCAACTTCGCAGCGTGAATATTTTGGGTGAAGGACGCCGGGCACTAGTCACTGCCAATACAGAAATGGGTTTGGCACTGGCAGAAGATGAAATCGACTATCTGGTTGAGAATTTTATCCGCCTGGGGCGTAACCCCAATGACATTGAACTGATGATGTTTGCTCAGGCCAACTCAGAGCATTGTCGCCATAAGATCTTTAACGCTGATTGGACTATTGACGGCGAAGTGCAGCCTAAGTCGCTATTCAAAATGATCAAAAATACCTTTGAAACCACACCAGATCACGTGTTGTCTGCCTATAAAGATAACGCTGCGGTGATGGAAGGTTCAATAGCGGGTCGTTTCTTCCCAGACGTCGACGGTGTTTACCGTTACCACACAGAGCCTATGCATATACTGATGAAGGTGGAAACCCATAACCACCCCACAGCCATCAGTCCATATCCTGGCGCCGCGACCGGCAGTGGCGGTGAAATTCGTGATGAAGGTGCAACCGGACGTGGCTCCAAGCCCAAAGCGGGCCTGACAGGTTTTTCAGTATCCAATCTTAAGCTCCCCGGCTTTGTGCAGCCATGGGAAGGGGATTATGGCAAGCCTGAGCGTATTGTGTCTGCGCTGGATATTATGCTGGATGGCCCGCTGGGCGGCGCAGCCTTTAACAATGAATTTGGCCGTCCTGCACTTTTGGGGTATTTCCGTACCTATGAGCAGCAGGTCGTCAGCCACAATGGCGTAGAAGTGCGTGGTTATCACAAGCCGATTATGCTGGCCGGTGGTCTGGGCAATATCCGTGAAGACCACGTACAAAAGGGCGAAATCACCATAGGTGCCAAGCTGATTGTACTGGGTGGCCCTGCCATGAACATAGGTCTGGGCGGCGGCGCGGCGTCCTCTATGGCGTCCGGCCAGTCCAGTGAAGATCTGGATTTTGCCTCAGTGCAGCGGGAAAATCCTGAGATGGAGCGCCGTTGTCAGGAAGTGATCGACCGCTGCTGGCAGATGGGCGATGACAACCCAATTCAGTTTATCCACGACGTCGGCGCCGGAGGCTTGTCCAATGCCTTGCCTGAGCTGGTAAGCGATGGCGGCCGTGGCGGTAAGTTTGAATTACGCAAGGTGCTGACAGACGAGCCGGGCATGAGCCCGTTGGAGATCTGGTGCAACGAGTCGCAGGAACGTTATGTGCTGTCAGTAGCGGCTGAAGATCTGGATACCTTTGCCGCCATCTGTGAGCGTGAGCGTGCGCCATTCGCGGTAGTGGGTGAAGCCACTGAGCAGGAGCACCTGCTGCTAAGTGATGAGAATTTTGACAATCAACCTATCGATTTGCCATTGGAAGTGCTGCTGGGCAAAGCGCCCAAGATGAGTCGTGAAGCCCAGACGCTGAAGGCTGAAGGCAAGGCGCTGGATACGGCTGCGATTAACGTGAAAGAAGCGGTCTCACGGGTACTGAGTTTGCCGACTGTGGCCGACAAAACCTTCCTTATCACCATTGGTGACCGTACGGTAACCGGTCTGGTTAACCGTGATCAGATGGTGGGGCCATGGCAGGTACCTGTAGCAGATTGTGCTGTCACTGCGGCCAGTTTTGACTCCTACGCCGGTGAAGCCATGGCCATGGGTGAGCGCACGCCGTTGGCACTGCTGGATTTTGGCGCTTCTGCCCGTATGGCGGTGGCAGAGTCCATTATGAATATTGCCGGCGCTGATATTGGCGATATGAAGCGTATCAAGCTGTCTGCCAACTGGATGGCGGCCGCTGGTCACCCGGGTGAAGATGCCGGTCTGTATGAGGCAGTTAAAGCTGTGGGTGAAGAGCTGTGTCCTGAGCTTGGTCTGACGATTCCTGTGGGCAAGGACTCCATGTCCATGAAAACCGCCTGGCAGGATAACGGTGAAGATAAGAGCGTTACCGCGCCGCTCTCTTTGGTGATCTCTGCTTTTGGTGTGGTGCGTGATATTCGCAACACTGTGACTCCTGAGCTGCGCTCAGATAAAGGTGCGACTGCACTATTGCTGGTGGATCTTGCCGATGGCAAGCAGCGGCTGGGGGGCTCTTGTTTGGCGCAAGTGTATGGAGAGCTCGGTGATTGCGCGCCGGATCTGGACCAGCCCGCCAATCTGAAAGGCTTCTTTGATGTGATCCAACAGCTGGTGGCTGATAAGCAAGTGATTGCTTACCACGATCGCAGTGATGGTGGTTTATTCACGACTTTGGTTGAGATGGCATTTGCCGGTAATACCGGTTTGAATATCAATCTGGGAGGCATTGAAGGGGATGATATTGCCCGTCTATTTAACGAAGAATTAGGCGGTGTATTGCAAATTTCTGCCCTGGATGCCCAAGAGATTATCAGTCGCTTTGAAGATGTCGGGGTTAATTGTCATCTGATTGGTAATCTAGCTGGTGATATGCAGTTGTCTGTATATGATGGCGAACGTGAAGTGCTGAGCGAATCGTTGACTGATCTACGTAAGCTGTGGTCTGAGACCACTTACCGTATGCAGGCGATGCGTGATAACCCAGAGTGCGCCAAAGAGGAACTTGCGCTTAAGCTGGATATCAATAACCTCGGTCTGACAGTGGATCTCAGCTATGACCCGGCTGAAGACGTGGCCGCACCTTATATCCTTAAGGGCGCTGCGCCGAAAATGGCGATTTTGCGCGAGCAGGGGGTGAACTCTCATCTGGAGATGGCGGCAGCATTTGACCGTGCAGGTTTTGAATCTCGCGATGTACATATGTCGGATATTCTCTCTGGTCGCGTCAGCCTGGAGGGCTTCCAGGGGCTGGTGGCCTGTGGTGGCTTCTCTTACGGTGACGTACTGGGCGCAGGTGAAGGCTGGGCCAAATCAATTCTGTTTAATGAACTGGCTCGTCAGGAGTTCAGTCGTTTCTTCGAGCGCGGCGACAGCTTTGCGCTGGGGGTATGTAACGGCTGTCAGATGCTGTCCAACCTCAAGTCCATTATTCCCGGCACTGAGCACTGGCCACACTTTGTGCGCAATCGCTCTGAGCGCTTTGAAGCCCGCTTCTCTTTGGTAGCGGTGCAGCAGAGTCCATCGCTGTTTTTCGACGGCATGGCGGGTTCACGCATGCCAATCGCCGTCTCTCATGGTGAGGGTAGGGCAGAGTTTGCCTCTCCCGAGGCGCTGGCTGCAGCAGAGGCTTCCGGCACTGTGTCGCTGCGTTATGTGGATGGGCATGGCAAAGTGGCTGAGCAGTACCCGCTGAACCCCAATGGTTCGCCAAACGGTATTACCGGTATCACTACCCTAGATGGCCGTGTCACTTTGATGATGCCGCATCCTGAGCGGGTTTTCCGTACTGTGGCTAATTCTTGGCACCCAGATGCATGGGGAGAAGACAGTCCTTGGATGCGTATGTTCCGTAATGCCAGAGTGAAGCTCAAATAA
- a CDS encoding cytochrome ubiquinol oxidase subunit I: MIVEEVVELSRLQFALTAMYHFLFVPLTLGMAFLLAIMESLYVMTDKQIYKDMTKFWGKLFGINFALGVTTGLAMEFQFGTNWSYYSHYVGDIFGAPLAIEGLMAFFLESTMVGMFFFGWDRFSKRQHLAVTWLVALGTNLSALWILVANGWMQNPVGSVFNYETMRMEMTSFAEVLFNPVAQVKFVHTVASGYVTGAMFILAISSYYILKKRDLPFARRSFAIAASFGMASILSVIVLGDESGYETGEVQKVKLAAIEAEWHTEPAPAAFTAFGFPNDETMETDYAIKIPYVMGIIATRSLDEQVTGIRDLIVEHEARIRNGMQAYGMLQQLRSGNKDPELIAAFEAAKVDLGYGLLLKPFTDKVVDATEAQIKAAARSSIPSVAPVFFSFRIMVGLGFVMLFVFAAAFWQSTRHQIDEKPWVLKAALYSLPLPWIAIECGWFVAEYGRQPWTISEMLPTYMSASSLTTTDIWFSILTITAFYTVLLVIEVFLMLKFARLGPSSLKTGRYHFEKLEA; encoded by the coding sequence ATGATTGTTGAAGAGGTTGTAGAGCTTTCACGCTTGCAGTTTGCGCTGACAGCCATGTATCACTTCTTGTTTGTTCCTCTCACCCTAGGTATGGCATTTCTGCTGGCTATCATGGAGTCACTTTATGTGATGACGGATAAACAGATTTATAAAGATATGACCAAATTCTGGGGCAAGCTTTTTGGTATCAACTTTGCCCTGGGGGTCACCACGGGGTTGGCAATGGAATTCCAGTTCGGTACCAACTGGTCTTATTATTCCCACTATGTTGGGGATATTTTTGGTGCGCCGTTGGCCATTGAGGGCCTGATGGCATTCTTCCTTGAATCTACCATGGTGGGGATGTTCTTCTTCGGCTGGGACAGGTTCAGTAAACGTCAGCATTTGGCTGTGACTTGGCTGGTTGCGCTGGGGACAAACCTGTCCGCATTGTGGATCCTGGTTGCTAATGGCTGGATGCAAAACCCGGTGGGCAGTGTGTTTAACTATGAAACCATGCGCATGGAAATGACCAGTTTTGCTGAAGTGCTGTTTAACCCAGTGGCTCAGGTCAAATTTGTCCATACCGTGGCATCTGGTTACGTAACCGGAGCCATGTTTATTCTGGCGATCAGCTCTTACTACATTTTGAAAAAGCGTGATCTGCCCTTTGCTCGCCGTTCATTTGCGATTGCTGCGAGCTTTGGCATGGCATCGATTCTGTCTGTTATTGTGCTGGGTGATGAGTCAGGTTATGAAACCGGTGAAGTGCAGAAAGTGAAACTGGCGGCCATTGAGGCTGAGTGGCATACCGAGCCTGCGCCAGCGGCATTTACGGCTTTTGGTTTCCCGAATGATGAAACCATGGAAACCGATTACGCCATTAAAATCCCTTATGTGATGGGGATTATCGCTACGCGTTCCTTGGATGAGCAGGTCACCGGGATCCGTGATTTGATTGTGGAGCACGAAGCCCGCATCCGTAATGGTATGCAAGCTTATGGCATGTTGCAGCAACTGCGAAGTGGTAATAAAGATCCTGAGTTGATTGCTGCATTTGAGGCCGCCAAAGTGGATCTAGGTTATGGCCTGCTGCTCAAGCCTTTTACTGACAAAGTTGTGGATGCGACTGAAGCACAAATCAAAGCGGCAGCCCGTTCTTCCATTCCTTCTGTCGCTCCTGTGTTCTTCAGTTTCCGCATCATGGTGGGGCTGGGCTTTGTGATGTTGTTTGTGTTTGCTGCAGCTTTCTGGCAAAGCACTCGTCATCAAATTGATGAGAAACCTTGGGTACTGAAAGCGGCACTTTATAGTTTGCCACTGCCTTGGATTGCCATCGAATGTGGTTGGTTTGTGGCGGAATATGGCCGTCAGCCTTGGACTATCTCTGAGATGTTGCCAACTTACATGTCCGCTTCGAGCCTGACGACGACCGATATCTGGTTCAGTATTTTGACTATTACCGCGTTTTATACCGTGCTTTTGGTCATTGAAGTGTTCCTGATGCTGAAGTTTGCCCGTCTTGGGCCAAGCAGCCTGAAAACCGGGCGTTACCATTTTGAAAAATTGGAAGCTTGA
- the cydB gene encoding cytochrome d ubiquinol oxidase subunit II, protein MFDYEMLRFIWWALVGVLFIGFAVTDGFDMGVGALLPILGRDDTERRVMINTVAPHWDGNQVWLITAGGALFAAWPMVYAVSFSGFYVAMMLVLFALFLRPVGFDYRSKIEDPKWRSTWDKALFIGSFVPPLIIGVAFGNLLQGVPFHFDEYLRAYYQGNLFGLLNPYGLLAGLVSVSMFMMQGACWLQMKTEGELRARAAKAAQFTALALVVLFAIAGIWLAKGIDGYVITSFIDTSAPSNPVGKTVELITGAWLDNYDKYPLTMLFPLLGLLMPLLVILASRLQRSGFAFAFSSLAIAGVILTCGAAMFPFVMPSSLDPNVSLTMWDATASKTSLTVMTWAAIIFVPIVLSYTIWTYIKMYGRLNRQYIEDNKTSLY, encoded by the coding sequence ATGTTTGACTATGAAATGCTGAGATTTATCTGGTGGGCGTTAGTCGGCGTGCTGTTTATCGGCTTCGCAGTCACCGATGGTTTTGATATGGGGGTTGGGGCCTTGCTGCCAATCCTTGGTCGAGACGATACCGAGCGTCGGGTGATGATCAATACCGTCGCTCCGCACTGGGATGGTAATCAGGTCTGGTTGATCACAGCTGGTGGCGCGCTGTTTGCTGCTTGGCCTATGGTGTATGCCGTCTCTTTTTCCGGCTTCTATGTTGCAATGATGCTGGTGCTGTTTGCCCTGTTTCTGCGGCCGGTTGGGTTTGATTACCGCTCTAAAATTGAAGACCCCAAATGGCGTAGTACTTGGGACAAGGCGCTGTTTATCGGCAGTTTTGTTCCACCACTGATTATCGGGGTTGCTTTTGGTAATCTGCTACAAGGGGTGCCATTCCATTTTGATGAATACCTGCGGGCATACTATCAGGGCAACTTGTTTGGATTGCTGAACCCTTACGGTCTGTTGGCCGGATTAGTGTCGGTATCCATGTTTATGATGCAGGGCGCCTGTTGGTTGCAGATGAAAACTGAAGGTGAGTTGCGTGCTCGTGCGGCGAAAGCGGCGCAGTTTACTGCGTTGGCCCTGGTTGTATTGTTCGCCATCGCAGGCATCTGGTTGGCCAAAGGTATCGATGGTTATGTGATCACTTCGTTTATCGATACCTCCGCACCTTCTAACCCAGTGGGTAAAACGGTGGAACTGATCACAGGTGCTTGGCTGGATAATTATGACAAGTACCCGCTCACTATGCTGTTTCCCCTGTTGGGCTTGTTAATGCCGCTGTTGGTTATCCTTGCTAGCCGCTTACAGCGCTCAGGGTTTGCCTTTGCATTTAGCTCGTTGGCGATAGCTGGTGTTATTTTGACCTGTGGCGCAGCAATGTTCCCCTTTGTGATGCCATCCTCACTGGATCCGAATGTGAGCTTGACCATGTGGGATGCCACAGCAAGTAAGACCAGTCTCACAGTAATGACCTGGGCCGCCATCATATTTGTACCAATTGTGCTCAGCTACACCATCTGGACTTATATCAAAATGTATGGCCGATTGAACCGTCAGTACATTGAAGACAATAAAACGTCACTCTACTGA
- the cydX gene encoding cytochrome bd-I oxidase subunit CydX, whose amino-acid sequence MWYFAWILGVLLACSFGIINALWLENTENMDRKHQDVE is encoded by the coding sequence ATGTGGTATTTCGCTTGGATCTTAGGTGTTTTGTTGGCATGTTCTTTCGGTATTATCAATGCCTTATGGTTAGAAAATACTGAAAATATGGATAGAAAACATCAAGATGTAGAATAG
- a CDS encoding cytochrome ubiquinol oxidase subunit I — MILDQVVELSRLQFALTAMYHFLFVPLTLGLVFLLAIMESVYVMTGKQIYKDMTKFWGKLFGINFALGVTTGLAMEFQFGTNWSYYSQYVGDIFGAPLAIEALMAFFLESTMVGMFFFGWDKMSKRQHLAVTWLVAVGTNLSALWILVANGWMQNPVGAVFNFETMRMEMASFADVVLNPVAQVKFVHTVASGYVTGAVFVLAISSFYLLKKRDVEFARRSFAIAAAFGIAAIIATIVLGDESGFEVGKVQPAKLAAMEAEWNTEPAPAAMTVFGFPDDQTMTTNMAVKVPYVMGLIATRSLDTQVEGIKQLIAQNEQRIRRGMVAYGLLEKLRAGNATPELKAQFDAVKQDLGFGLLLKAYTDKVVDATDAQIKAAARASIPNVAPMYWSFRVMVGAGMALLVILAAAMAASLMPKLQRNPWLLKALIFSLPLPWLAIEAGWFVAEYGRQPWTITDVLPTVVSASGLSVGELWTSIAAITAFYTVFLVVELFLMIKFARIGPSSLKTGRYHFEKLSA, encoded by the coding sequence ATGATCCTAGATCAGGTTGTTGAGCTGTCGCGTCTGCAGTTTGCGTTGACCGCCATGTACCACTTCTTGTTTGTTCCCCTGACATTGGGACTGGTTTTTTTGCTGGCCATTATGGAATCCGTTTATGTGATGACCGGCAAGCAGATTTATAAAGATATGACCAAGTTCTGGGGCAAGCTGTTTGGTATTAACTTTGCCCTTGGCGTGACCACAGGTCTGGCCATGGAATTTCAGTTCGGGACCAACTGGTCCTATTACTCCCAATATGTGGGCGATATTTTCGGGGCGCCACTGGCGATTGAAGCGCTGATGGCCTTCTTCCTGGAATCTACCATGGTGGGGATGTTTTTCTTCGGTTGGGACAAGATGTCCAAACGTCAGCACCTTGCTGTAACTTGGTTGGTTGCTGTTGGTACTAACTTATCTGCCTTGTGGATCTTAGTCGCTAATGGTTGGATGCAAAACCCAGTGGGCGCAGTGTTCAATTTTGAAACCATGCGCATGGAAATGGCCAGCTTTGCTGATGTGGTGCTGAACCCAGTTGCCCAAGTGAAGTTTGTGCATACCGTTGCATCCGGCTATGTGACCGGTGCGGTATTTGTCTTAGCGATCAGTTCCTTCTACCTGCTGAAAAAGCGCGATGTCGAATTTGCCCGTCGCTCATTTGCCATTGCGGCTGCATTTGGTATTGCCGCGATTATCGCTACCATTGTGCTGGGTGATGAGTCCGGCTTTGAAGTGGGTAAAGTTCAGCCGGCTAAATTGGCTGCGATGGAAGCGGAATGGAATACTGAACCTGCTCCTGCTGCCATGACAGTATTTGGCTTCCCTGATGATCAAACCATGACCACCAATATGGCGGTTAAAGTGCCATATGTGATGGGTTTAATTGCAACTCGTAGCTTGGATACTCAGGTGGAAGGTATTAAACAGCTGATTGCCCAGAACGAGCAGCGTATTCGCCGCGGTATGGTGGCCTATGGTCTGCTGGAAAAACTGCGTGCGGGTAATGCGACCCCTGAACTGAAAGCTCAGTTTGATGCGGTTAAGCAGGATCTTGGTTTTGGTCTGTTGCTGAAGGCGTATACCGATAAAGTGGTTGATGCGACTGATGCGCAGATTAAAGCAGCCGCTCGTGCTTCTATCCCAAATGTTGCGCCAATGTACTGGAGTTTCCGTGTGATGGTGGGTGCCGGTATGGCGCTGCTGGTGATTCTGGCTGCCGCAATGGCTGCCAGCTTGATGCCTAAACTGCAGCGTAATCCTTGGCTGCTCAAAGCACTGATTTTCTCTCTGCCACTACCTTGGTTGGCGATTGAAGCCGGTTGGTTTGTGGCCGAATATGGCCGTCAGCCTTGGACCATCACTGATGTGCTGCCGACTGTGGTATCCGCTTCCGGCCTTAGCGTCGGCGAGTTGTGGACCAGTATCGCTGCCATTACTGCCTTCTACACAGTGTTCTTAGTGGTTGAGCTGTTCCTGATGATCAAGTTCGCCCGGATTGGCCCTAGCAGCCTGAAAACCGGTCGTTACCACTTTGAAAAACTGTCTGCCTGA
- the cydB gene encoding cytochrome d ubiquinol oxidase subunit II, which produces MIDYEVLRFIWWVLIGVLFVGFAVTDGFDMGVGSLLPFLGKDDTDRRVMINSIAPHWDGNQVWLITAGGALFAAWPTVYAVSFSGFYLAMIIVLLALYLRPVGFDYRSKIDNPTWRKAWDWALFCGGFIPPLIIGVAFGNLLQGVPFDFDAMLRVSYHGNLFGLLNPFGLLSGIMCVVMFMMQGAAWLQMKTEDEMRAKAMKTAQLTSLLLFALFIIAGIWLFKGIDGYMVTSVMDHNALSDPTHKTVAVHAGAWMHNFRDYPATMIFPVLGLIMPLLVFICSRLRRSGFAFLFSSLAVAGVIVNAGVMMFPFVMPSSIAPNDSLTMWDATASKFTLEVMTVVAVVLVPVVLAYTCWTYYKMYGRINRNFINDNQTSLY; this is translated from the coding sequence ATGATTGATTATGAAGTACTAAGATTTATCTGGTGGGTGCTGATAGGCGTCCTGTTTGTAGGTTTTGCCGTGACAGATGGCTTTGATATGGGGGTAGGTTCACTACTGCCATTTCTGGGCAAAGATGATACGGATCGCCGGGTGATGATTAACTCGATTGCCCCCCACTGGGACGGTAACCAAGTTTGGCTTATCACTGCTGGTGGTGCGCTGTTTGCGGCTTGGCCGACTGTATACGCGGTGTCTTTTTCCGGTTTTTATCTGGCGATGATCATCGTGCTGTTGGCGTTGTATTTACGGCCAGTAGGGTTTGATTACCGTTCAAAAATTGATAATCCAACTTGGCGTAAGGCTTGGGACTGGGCACTGTTCTGTGGCGGCTTTATTCCTCCGCTGATTATCGGTGTTGCTTTCGGTAACTTACTGCAAGGTGTGCCATTTGATTTTGACGCCATGTTGCGCGTCAGCTATCACGGTAACCTGTTTGGCTTGCTGAACCCATTTGGTTTGTTGTCCGGCATCATGTGTGTGGTGATGTTTATGATGCAGGGTGCGGCTTGGTTGCAGATGAAAACCGAAGATGAAATGCGTGCCAAGGCGATGAAGACAGCTCAGCTGACGTCTCTGCTGCTGTTTGCACTGTTCATTATTGCCGGTATTTGGCTGTTTAAAGGTATCGATGGCTACATGGTGACTTCTGTGATGGATCACAATGCGCTGTCTGATCCAACCCACAAAACTGTTGCGGTACATGCCGGTGCTTGGATGCATAACTTCCGGGATTATCCAGCCACGATGATTTTCCCTGTGCTGGGACTGATTATGCCGCTTTTGGTATTTATCTGTAGTCGTCTGCGTCGCTCAGGTTTTGCTTTCCTGTTTAGCTCTCTGGCGGTAGCCGGTGTGATTGTGAATGCCGGTGTGATGATGTTCCCATTTGTGATGCCATCATCCATTGCACCTAATGACAGTCTGACCATGTGGGATGCAACAGCCAGTAAGTTCACGCTAGAAGTGATGACAGTGGTTGCCGTGGTTCTAGTACCTGTTGTACTGGCTTACACTTGCTGGACTTACTACAAGATGTACGGCCGGATTAACCGCAACTTCATCAATGATAATCAGACTTCACTGTACTGA